Proteins from a genomic interval of Amycolatopsis sp. cg13:
- a CDS encoding acyl-CoA dehydrogenase family protein, with protein MSFDLFKINEDHEAIREAVRAVAEEQIAPHAAEADEREEFPKASYDALVASDFHAPHVPEQYGGAGADALATCIVIEEVARVCASSSLIPAVNKLGSLPLILAANEDVKAKYLPPLASGEAGFSYGLSERDAGSDTASMRCRATPSGDDWILNGQKSWITNAGVSEYYTVLAVTDPDGRRGANVSAFVVEKSDAGFSFGAKEKKLGVKGSPTRELLFDQVRIPGDRMVGEPGQGLKIALRTLDHTRVTIAAQAVGIAQGALDHALAYVKERKQFGKHIADFQGIQFMLADMAMAVETARQMVYTAAAKSERGDADLSFFGAAAKCHASDVAMSVTTDAVQLLGGYGYTRDFPLERMMRDAKITQIYEGTNQIQRLVMARQLLKG; from the coding sequence ATGAGCTTCGACCTGTTCAAAATCAACGAAGACCACGAAGCGATCCGCGAGGCCGTCCGCGCGGTCGCCGAAGAGCAGATCGCCCCGCACGCCGCGGAGGCCGACGAGCGCGAGGAATTCCCCAAGGCGTCCTACGACGCACTGGTCGCGTCGGACTTCCACGCCCCGCACGTGCCGGAGCAGTACGGCGGCGCCGGTGCCGACGCGCTGGCCACCTGCATCGTGATCGAGGAAGTGGCGCGAGTGTGCGCGTCGTCCTCGCTCATTCCCGCGGTGAACAAACTCGGCAGCCTGCCGCTGATCCTGGCCGCGAACGAGGACGTCAAGGCGAAGTACCTGCCGCCGCTGGCCTCGGGCGAGGCCGGATTCTCGTATGGACTGTCCGAACGCGACGCAGGTTCCGACACCGCCTCGATGCGTTGCCGCGCCACCCCTTCCGGCGATGACTGGATCCTTAATGGACAGAAGTCGTGGATCACCAACGCCGGTGTGTCGGAGTACTACACGGTTCTGGCGGTAACCGACCCGGACGGCCGCCGCGGCGCCAACGTGAGCGCGTTCGTGGTGGAAAAGTCCGACGCTGGCTTTTCTTTCGGTGCCAAGGAAAAGAAACTGGGTGTCAAGGGCTCGCCGACGCGTGAGCTGCTGTTCGACCAGGTGCGCATCCCCGGCGACCGAATGGTCGGCGAGCCGGGCCAGGGCCTGAAGATCGCCCTGCGGACGCTTGACCACACCCGCGTGACGATCGCCGCGCAGGCCGTCGGGATTGCCCAGGGCGCGCTGGACCACGCGCTGGCGTACGTCAAGGAGCGCAAGCAGTTCGGCAAGCACATCGCGGATTTCCAGGGCATCCAGTTCATGCTGGCGGACATGGCGATGGCAGTGGAGACGGCGCGCCAGATGGTGTACACCGCGGCCGCGAAGTCCGAACGCGGTGACGCTGACCTGTCGTTCTTCGGCGCGGCGGCGAAGTGCCACGCGTCGGACGTGGCGATGAGCGTGACTACGGATGCGGTCCAGTTGCTGGGTGGTTATGGGTACACGCGGGACTTCCCGCTGGAGCGGATGATGCGGGACGCGAAGATCACCCAGATCTACGAGGGCACGAACCAGATCCAGCGGCTGGTGATGGCTCGGCAGCTGTTGAAGGGCTGA
- a CDS encoding TetR/AcrR family transcriptional regulator: MPEKPAKQRLTEAAFALFEERGYDQTTVDDITDRAGVGRSTFFRAFRSKEDVIFPDHEVLLSAIEARLAGSDPRTATVAVTEASRLVLRHYVAEGDLALARYRLTRSVPALRAREIAGTRQYQRLFQEFVHRWMGGGEETALRAELMAAAVVTAHNHVLRRWLRGQTTDPEAAFDAAMADTVALFGNTGETETTVVAFRTGKDLSAVLPGLRKLLGDEGTLN; encoded by the coding sequence ATGCCCGAGAAACCGGCCAAGCAACGGCTGACCGAGGCCGCGTTCGCGCTGTTCGAGGAGCGCGGCTACGACCAGACGACGGTCGACGACATCACCGACCGCGCGGGCGTCGGGCGCAGCACGTTCTTCCGTGCGTTCCGGTCCAAAGAGGACGTCATTTTCCCTGACCACGAGGTGCTGCTGAGCGCGATCGAAGCCCGGCTGGCCGGTTCCGACCCGCGCACCGCGACCGTCGCGGTCACCGAGGCGTCGCGGCTGGTGCTGCGGCACTACGTCGCCGAGGGCGATCTGGCGCTGGCGCGGTACCGCCTCACCCGCAGCGTGCCCGCGCTGCGCGCCCGGGAAATCGCCGGCACGCGGCAGTATCAGCGGCTTTTCCAGGAATTCGTCCACCGCTGGATGGGCGGCGGCGAGGAAACCGCACTGCGCGCCGAACTCATGGCGGCGGCTGTGGTGACGGCGCACAACCACGTCCTCCGCCGATGGCTGCGCGGGCAGACGACGGACCCGGAAGCGGCCTTCGACGCCGCGATGGCGGACACGGTCGCGCTGTTCGGCAACACCGGCGAGACCGAGACGACGGTCGTCGCTTTCCGCACCGGCAAAGACCTTTCCGCGGTCCTGCCGGGGTTGCGCAAGCTGCTCGGCGACGAGGGCACGCTCAACTGA
- a CDS encoding MFS transporter, which yields MTTISAPARTGWRGLLAVAAAVVVVASAVGFFRAFHMPVTDPADSTSSMSSTPDRRLHGMALADMPEMFVAGAALLLALGAALVLGRTRQSVSVPQPKVRGRRTIAVVATAALTIDISKTSTLGFVIPGLRAEYGIDASTASLLAVSGLSGTASGALLCSQLAERIGRRACYLLATLGFTATSMCGTMPNFGGNVVMCFLMGIAVGGLAPMLITVLSDLFPGRGRGAVVTGLSIVATAIGYLVASGSALWLEPIFGWRVLWLIGAPTGLLLAAAAAVIPDQRSLTARPATEANWLARNTLTTRLQWVFAFSIGLTTFGLTTWVPTLSRVGGLSLTTANALLTGSAVAMVVCAGLLVLGYRRFGPTGVTVRLAVCTAVLLLALAVSGWAVAAPWLSAAVLTVALLGVNTMAAVFLPVAADVADDGQRGRVAGSVSFFNRLGGLTGPLVLSLLVTSVTDVLTAVALLALLCGSVAAYTSRRQRVLRKAGAEVG from the coding sequence ATGACGACGATTTCGGCGCCAGCTCGGACGGGCTGGCGGGGATTGCTCGCAGTGGCGGCGGCAGTGGTCGTGGTCGCTTCCGCGGTGGGCTTTTTCCGTGCTTTCCACATGCCCGTGACGGACCCGGCTGATTCGACGAGTTCGATGAGTTCGACGCCGGATCGGCGGCTGCACGGCATGGCGCTGGCCGACATGCCGGAGATGTTCGTGGCCGGAGCAGCGTTGCTTCTCGCGCTGGGAGCCGCGCTGGTTCTCGGCCGGACGCGGCAGAGCGTTTCCGTGCCACAGCCGAAAGTCCGGGGAAGGCGGACGATCGCGGTAGTCGCCACTGCCGCGCTGACAATCGACATCAGCAAGACGTCGACGCTGGGTTTCGTCATTCCCGGCCTGCGCGCGGAATACGGCATCGACGCCTCGACCGCGTCACTGCTGGCGGTCAGCGGCTTGTCCGGCACCGCATCGGGCGCGTTGCTGTGCAGTCAGCTGGCCGAGCGCATCGGAAGGCGGGCCTGTTACTTGCTCGCCACGCTCGGATTCACCGCGACCAGCATGTGCGGCACGATGCCGAATTTCGGCGGCAACGTGGTGATGTGCTTCCTGATGGGCATCGCCGTCGGCGGGCTGGCTCCGATGCTGATCACAGTCCTGAGCGACCTTTTCCCCGGACGAGGCAGGGGAGCGGTGGTGACCGGGTTGTCGATCGTCGCGACCGCGATCGGCTACCTGGTCGCCTCCGGCTCGGCGTTGTGGCTGGAGCCGATATTCGGGTGGCGGGTGCTGTGGCTCATCGGCGCACCGACCGGCCTGCTGCTGGCCGCCGCGGCAGCCGTCATCCCGGACCAGCGCAGCTTGACCGCACGCCCCGCGACGGAAGCGAACTGGCTGGCCCGCAACACGCTCACGACCCGCCTGCAATGGGTGTTCGCGTTTTCGATCGGCTTGACCACGTTCGGCCTGACAACCTGGGTGCCAACCCTGTCCCGCGTCGGCGGCCTTTCGCTGACCACGGCGAACGCCCTGCTCACCGGATCCGCGGTGGCGATGGTGGTGTGCGCGGGGCTGCTAGTGCTCGGCTACCGCCGTTTCGGCCCGACTGGCGTGACAGTGCGATTAGCCGTGTGCACCGCAGTGTTGCTGCTGGCACTCGCGGTGTCCGGATGGGCAGTCGCCGCTCCGTGGCTGTCGGCCGCCGTACTGACGGTCGCCCTGTTGGGCGTCAACACGATGGCCGCGGTATTCCTCCCCGTCGCCGCCGACGTAGCCGACGACGGCCAGCGTGGGCGGGTTGCCGGTTCGGTGTCGTTCTTCAACCGACTCGGCGGATTGACCGGGCCGCTGGTGCTTTCGCTGCTGGTCACATCGGTGACCGACGTACTGACCGCGGTCGCGCTCCTAGCCCTGCTGTGCGGTTCGGTCGCGGCTTACACGAGCCGCCGACAACGGGTGCTGCGAAAGGCCGGTGCGGAGGTGGGGTGA
- a CDS encoding VOC family protein, translated as MFDTSKAFSGFSVDDIPAARKFYAETLGIEVTENWGMLRLHLAEGREVLVYPKGDKHVPAEYTILNFPVDDIERAVADLGAAGVSFEPFDGVDEKGVFRLGGPLIAWFKDPAGNILSVLQEN; from the coding sequence ATGTTCGACACCAGCAAAGCATTCAGCGGTTTCTCCGTGGACGACATCCCCGCCGCGCGGAAGTTCTACGCCGAGACGCTCGGCATCGAGGTCACCGAAAACTGGGGGATGCTGCGCCTGCACCTCGCCGAAGGCCGTGAAGTGCTGGTCTACCCGAAGGGGGACAAGCACGTTCCGGCCGAGTACACCATTCTCAACTTCCCGGTCGACGACATCGAGCGGGCGGTCGCGGACCTTGGCGCGGCAGGCGTTTCGTTCGAACCCTTCGACGGGGTGGACGAGAAGGGCGTGTTCCGGCTCGGCGGTCCGCTGATCGCGTGGTTCAAGGATCCGGCGGGGAATATTCTTTCTGTCCTCCAAGAAAACTGA
- a CDS encoding winged helix-turn-helix transcriptional regulator — protein sequence MGVGIEAGRRAAADPGDAFNSDCPGRDVLNHVCSRWGTLILLSLRDRPARFYELRDTIGGISEKMLSQNLRILTRDGLIHRAVEPATPPKVTYSLTELGQELATPLQGLLDWVGARTVDVVKAQRRHDRQHKAGS from the coding sequence CGGGTGACGCATTCAACAGCGACTGCCCCGGCCGGGACGTGCTCAACCACGTGTGCAGCCGCTGGGGAACGCTGATCCTGCTCTCGCTGCGCGACCGGCCGGCGCGCTTCTACGAACTGCGCGACACGATCGGCGGGATCAGCGAGAAGATGCTCTCGCAGAACCTGCGCATCCTCACCCGGGATGGATTGATCCACCGCGCGGTTGAGCCCGCTACGCCGCCGAAGGTGACGTACTCGCTCACCGAGCTTGGGCAGGAGTTGGCGACGCCGCTGCAGGGACTGTTGGATTGGGTTGGTGCGCGGACGGTTGATGTGGTGAAGGCGCAGCGGCGGCATGATCGGCAGCACAAGGCTGGGTCCTGA
- a CDS encoding DUF1295 domain-containing protein, with protein sequence MNAFQVCLWVFAGVCAGCWLLSVLTREYSWVDRIWSAVPVAYAGIFAGHAGFADARLNLLFALVFLWGARLTFNYGRKGGYARGGEDYRWAVLRGRMAPWQFQLFNLFFITLYQNVILLLITLPAWTALDHQTPLGAVDIVLAVAFVGCLVGETVADQQQWNFHQGKKRETAAGRTPDPRFAQTGLFRFSRHPNFFFEQAQWWLVFLFGVSAAGAVTWTIAGAVLLTALFIGSTIFTESITLGRYPEYADYQRRVSPIVPWFPRRAASEPVREG encoded by the coding sequence ATGAACGCGTTCCAGGTGTGCCTCTGGGTTTTCGCGGGCGTGTGCGCCGGCTGCTGGCTGTTGTCGGTGCTCACCAGGGAGTACTCCTGGGTGGACCGGATCTGGTCGGCCGTCCCGGTGGCCTACGCCGGGATCTTCGCCGGTCACGCGGGGTTCGCGGACGCCAGGCTCAACCTGCTGTTCGCGCTCGTGTTCCTGTGGGGCGCGCGGCTGACGTTCAACTACGGCCGCAAGGGCGGCTACGCCCGCGGCGGCGAGGACTACCGCTGGGCGGTGCTGCGCGGCCGGATGGCTCCGTGGCAGTTCCAGCTGTTCAACCTCTTCTTCATCACGCTCTACCAGAACGTGATCCTGCTGCTCATCACGCTGCCCGCGTGGACCGCGCTCGACCATCAGACTCCGTTGGGCGCCGTCGACATCGTGCTGGCCGTCGCGTTCGTGGGCTGTCTGGTCGGCGAAACCGTCGCGGATCAGCAGCAGTGGAACTTCCATCAAGGGAAGAAGCGCGAGACGGCCGCCGGGCGCACCCCGGACCCGCGGTTCGCGCAGACCGGGCTCTTCCGCTTTTCCCGCCACCCCAACTTCTTCTTCGAACAAGCGCAGTGGTGGCTCGTGTTCCTGTTCGGGGTCTCCGCGGCGGGCGCGGTCACCTGGACGATCGCCGGCGCGGTCCTGCTGACCGCTCTGTTCATCGGCTCGACGATCTTCACCGAGAGCATCACCCTCGGCCGCTATCCGGAGTACGCGGACTACCAGCGGCGCGTTTCGCCGATCGTGCCGTGGTTTCCGCGCCGCGCGGCGTCCGAGCCCGTGCGCGAGGGATAG
- a CDS encoding dihydrofolate reductase family protein: MRKIVAGLSVSLDGVTESPPDWMMLNHEADDVIRASIAESDAVLLGRNTYADFARMWPGLGDSSPMAAFLNNTPKYVVSSTLTELDWSGSTLLGADLAELAALKAKSGKNIHIPGSPRLVRSLLLAGLLDELNLLIHPIVLGSGARLFEEPSDRADLELVASRTFENGVLSVTYRPTPGS, translated from the coding sequence GTCGCCGCCGGACTGGATGATGCTGAACCACGAGGCGGACGACGTGATCCGGGCCAGCATCGCCGAGTCCGACGCCGTCCTGCTCGGCCGGAACACCTACGCGGACTTCGCCCGCATGTGGCCCGGGCTGGGCGACTCGTCGCCGATGGCCGCCTTCCTGAACAACACCCCGAAGTACGTCGTGTCGAGCACGCTCACTGAACTGGATTGGAGCGGCTCGACGCTGCTCGGCGCGGACTTGGCTGAATTGGCCGCGCTCAAGGCCAAATCGGGCAAGAACATCCACATTCCCGGCAGCCCCCGGCTGGTGCGCTCGCTGCTGCTGGCGGGTTTGCTGGACGAGCTGAATCTGCTGATCCACCCGATCGTGCTCGGCTCGGGCGCGCGGCTGTTCGAGGAGCCCTCCGACCGGGCGGACCTCGAACTCGTCGCTTCTCGGACGTTCGAAAACGGGGTTCTCTCGGTGACGTACCGGCCGACGCCGGGTTCATAA
- a CDS encoding YbaB/EbfC family nucleoid-associated protein — translation MSGPEELIQALSALSVEASSADNAVAATVNTDGVLTGLKLSAAVRNLPPEELAALVLHTYAEAQRQSAHETASLLAPLGTRGYVMDRLKWRAGFTPDVAPATPPAAPRRSARPVPPVEATPAAVPVQPKPVVGSGKPSSTQAAPGPRQAAGGASAATGEGDYLRNRTADPEQPAEPERPVSDEDWYEAGVRFDEAW, via the coding sequence GTGTCCGGCCCGGAAGAACTGATCCAGGCACTGTCCGCGTTGTCGGTCGAGGCGTCCTCGGCCGACAACGCGGTCGCGGCCACGGTGAACACCGACGGTGTCCTCACTGGACTGAAACTCTCTGCCGCAGTGCGGAATTTGCCGCCGGAGGAGTTGGCCGCGCTGGTGCTGCACACGTACGCCGAAGCGCAGCGGCAATCGGCGCACGAGACGGCGTCGTTGCTGGCTCCGCTCGGCACGCGCGGGTACGTGATGGACCGGCTGAAGTGGCGGGCGGGGTTCACTCCGGACGTTGCCCCCGCCACTCCGCCCGCTGCTCCTCGGCGGTCTGCTCGGCCTGTTCCGCCGGTCGAAGCGACACCGGCTGCGGTGCCGGTCCAGCCGAAACCCGTTGTTGGGTCAGGGAAACCTTCCTCGACACAGGCTGCTCCCGGGCCTCGGCAAGCAGCGGGTGGCGCCTCCGCGGCGACGGGCGAGGGCGACTATCTCCGCAACCGCACCGCCGACCCCGAGCAACCGGCGGAACCGGAACGCCCGGTGAGCGACGAGGACTGGTACGAGGCCGGCGTGCGGTTCGACGAGGCCTGGTAG
- a CDS encoding emopamil-binding family protein, which yields MGTTTANLPLRERKIDIFFAVIFSVFTVTSLISDLLPTIGVDFSRPTGNFFVDSNYWYAHDADPLFMHPPDWMRIVTGLSAFVYLPFYVVLVWCLVAGRNGIQLFAVVYATMIVTLTGIVVFGVEFFGDPATRTGNPGKFLAFNLPYVLIPLLLLVRMRRPQPFARRF from the coding sequence ATGGGCACCACGACGGCGAACCTGCCCCTGCGCGAGCGCAAGATCGACATCTTCTTCGCGGTGATCTTCTCGGTCTTCACGGTGACGTCGCTGATCAGCGACCTGCTGCCGACGATCGGCGTCGACTTCTCCCGCCCGACCGGCAACTTCTTCGTCGACTCCAACTACTGGTACGCCCACGACGCCGACCCGCTCTTCATGCACCCGCCGGACTGGATGCGGATCGTCACCGGGCTGTCCGCGTTCGTCTACCTGCCTTTCTATGTCGTGCTCGTCTGGTGTCTCGTCGCCGGTCGCAACGGGATCCAGCTGTTCGCGGTGGTGTACGCGACGATGATCGTCACGCTCACCGGGATCGTCGTGTTCGGCGTCGAGTTCTTCGGCGACCCGGCGACCCGTACTGGCAATCCGGGCAAGTTCCTCGCGTTCAACCTCCCTTACGTGCTGATCCCGTTGCTGTTGCTGGTGCGGATGCGCCGACCGCAGCCGTTCGCTCGGCGGTTTTGA
- a CDS encoding 3-hydroxybutyryl-CoA dehydrogenase — MRHVELVGVVGCGQMGAGIAEVCARAGLDVVAVESSRAAADAGRARLEASLARAERKGKIASAADVLERIRITEDLDDLADRTLVVEAIVENEAVKAELFGKLDKIVTAPDAVLASNTSSIPIMKLGTATQRPAQVLGIHFFNPVPVLPLVELVPSLLTGDETTDRARKFAEETLGKHAILCQDRAGFVVNALLIPFILAAVRMLESGFATKEAIDEGLVRGAAHPQGPLALADLIGLDTTKAVAESLYEEFKESLYAPPPLLARMVDAGLLGRKTGRGFYTY; from the coding sequence GTGAGGCACGTGGAGCTCGTCGGCGTGGTCGGCTGCGGCCAGATGGGGGCGGGGATCGCCGAGGTGTGCGCCCGGGCCGGGCTGGACGTCGTGGCGGTCGAATCGAGCCGGGCGGCCGCCGACGCGGGCCGGGCGCGGCTCGAGGCTTCGCTGGCCAGGGCCGAGCGCAAGGGGAAGATCGCGTCCGCGGCCGACGTGCTGGAGCGGATCCGGATCACCGAGGACCTCGACGACCTGGCCGACCGCACGCTCGTCGTCGAGGCGATCGTGGAGAACGAAGCGGTCAAGGCGGAGCTGTTCGGGAAGCTGGACAAGATCGTCACCGCGCCGGACGCGGTGCTGGCGTCCAACACGTCCTCGATCCCGATCATGAAGCTCGGCACCGCGACCCAGCGGCCGGCGCAGGTGCTCGGCATCCACTTCTTCAACCCGGTCCCGGTGTTGCCGCTGGTCGAGCTGGTGCCGAGCCTGCTCACCGGCGACGAGACCACCGACCGCGCGCGGAAGTTCGCCGAGGAGACGCTGGGCAAGCACGCGATCCTGTGCCAGGACCGCGCCGGGTTCGTGGTGAACGCGCTGCTGATCCCGTTCATCCTCGCCGCCGTGCGCATGCTGGAGTCGGGCTTCGCGACGAAGGAAGCGATCGACGAGGGCCTCGTGCGCGGCGCCGCGCACCCGCAGGGCCCGCTCGCACTGGCCGACCTGATCGGGCTCGACACCACGAAGGCGGTCGCGGAATCGCTGTACGAGGAGTTCAAGGAGTCGCTGTACGCGCCGCCGCCGCTGCTGGCCCGGATGGTCGACGCGGGCCTGCTGGGCCGCAAGACCGGCCGCGGCTTCTACACCTACTGA